Within the Luteimonas sp. JM171 genome, the region CCTCAACTGGATCAGCGACCCCCGCTACCTCGAGGACATGAGCAGCAGTCTGGCCGATGCCGCTCCCAGCGCCATCGCCAGTTCGGCCGGCCTCTACGGCAGCGGGCGCTACTGGTCGGCCGGCCTGACCGCCGACTACCGGGTGCTTTCGGACTACACCCTGCGGCGGGAACGGCTGCCCTACTACCGCGCTCCCCGCGCGTACTGGATCTGGGAGCGCCCGCATACCCCGTGGCTGGTCACCGGCGCGCACGTGGACCTGACCCGGTTCGACCATTACGACAGCGACGTCCGGCCCGGCGGCAGCCGTCTGGACATCAAGCCGTGGATCTCGATGCCGCTGGAGGGCGCCGCCTGGTACGTGCGCCCCACCCTGGCCTGGCGCTATACCGGCTACCAGCTCGACAACGAGCTGGCGCAGGACCTGGACCCGGCCACGCCCGACACGTCGCCAAGCCGCAGCCTGCCGATCAGCAGCGTCGAGGCCGGCCTGTTCTTCGACCGCGACACCACCTTCCGCGGCGAGCGCTACCTGCATACGCTCGAGCCGAGGCTGTTCTATCTCAATGTGCCCTACCGGTACCAGGACGACCTGCCGCGGTTCGACACCCGCAACCTGACCTTCAGCTGGGGCCAGCTGTTCCGCGACAACCGGTTTGCGGGCGCCGACCGGCAGACCGACGCCAACCAGCTCACCCTGGCTCTCTCCACGCGCCTGCTGCGCGAATCCGACGGCAGCGAGAAGCTCAACCTGAGCGTCGGCCAGATCCGCTACTTCGATGATTCCCGGGTCGGCCTGACCGCGACCTCCGGCCAGATCGAGGCCGGCCGCTCCTCCTGGGTGGCCGAGGGCGCCTACGCCATCAACGACCGCTGGACGTTCAACGCCGGCTACCAGTGGGATCCCAAGGAGCGGCGCGACGAGCTGGTATCGCTGCGCACCCGCTACCTGATCGGTGATTACGGCATCGCCAACCTGGGCTACCGCTACCGGCGGGCGCCGCAGCTGGAACAGGTGGATTTCTCCTTCCTGTACCCGATCAACGACGCCTGGAGCGTGGTGGGGCGCTATTACTACTCCCTGCACGACAGCCAGGTGCTCGAGGGGATCGCCGGGGTGCAGTGGGACAGCTGCTGCATGTCGGTGCGGCTGGTGGGGCGCCACTACGTGCGCAACCGCCTGGGCGAGACCAACGATTCGATCCAGCTTGAGATCGAGTTCAAGGGCATGGGCTCGGCCGGCCCGGACCTGGAGGACCGCCTGCGCCGTGCTATTCTGGGTTACTACCGCGACGACCTCTATCTGGTCCCCCCGTCCGAGATCGGCGACGGCGGCGACGATGGGGACGACTTCTACCTCGACCCCCTGCCATGAAGAAACTCCTGCTTTCCCTGTTTGCAGCCGCCGCCCTTGCGTGCGGCACCGCCCATGCGCAGCAGGTCCAGCCACTGGACCAGATTGCCGCGGTGGTGGACGAAGACGTGATCCTCAAGAGCGAGCTTGACCGCGCCCTGGGCAACATCACCAGCCAGTACGCAGGTCGCGAGGACCAGCTGCCGCCGCTGCCGATCCTGCAGCGCCAGGTGCTCGAGCGCCTGATCCTGATGCGCCTGCAGACCGAGCGCGCGGCCGCCACGGGCATCCGCGTCACCGACGCCGAGCTCGATGCCACGGTCGACGCGATCGCCCGGCAGAACCAGATGAGCGTGGACCAGCTGCGCGCGCAGCTGGCCATGGACGGGATGGGCTTCGACGATTTCCGCAGCTCGCTGCGCGAAGAGCTCATGACCCAGCGCCTGCGCCAGCGCTTCGCCCAGAGCCGGGTGGTGGTCAGCGAAGGCGAGGTGGACGCCGCCATGAAGGCATCCGCCGGCGGCACCCAGTACCGGCTGGCGCACATCCTGGTGGCGCTCCCCGACGGCCCGACGCCGGAGCAGATCAACACCGCCCAGGAAAAGATCGAGGGCATCAAGGCGCTGATCGATCGCGGCGACATGGAGTTCGCCGCGGCCGCGGTGCGCTATTCCGACAGCCCCAACGCGCTGGAAGGCGGCGACCTGGGCTGGCGCCGGGTGGACGAGATCCCGCCGGCGTTCGGATCGGCGGTCCAAGGCATGCAGCCCGGCGATATCCTGGGCCCCACGCGCGGCCCCAGCGGTTTCCAGCTGCTGCAGCTGGTCGACCTGCGCAAAGGCGGCGCCAACGCCGGCACCCAGACGCAGTACCAGGCGCGCCACATCCTCATCCGCAGCGGCCAAGACCCGGCTCAGGACGAGGAAGCCAGGGCCCGGGCCGAGGCGCTGCGCGCACGCATCGTGGCGGGCGAGGACTTTGCAGCCGTGGCCGAAGAGGCCTCGGAGGATCCGAGCAGCGCGGACCGAGGCGGCGACCTGGGCTGGTTTGGCGCCAACGACTTCGGTCCCGAGTTCGGCGCCCAGCTGGCGCCGCTCCAGGACGGCGATGTGTCCGAACCATTCCGCACCCAGGCCGGTTGGCACGTGGTCCAGCGGGTCGCGTCGCGCCAGGCGCAGGTGGAGGATGAACAGCGCCGCGCGGCCATCCGCGAGAGCATCGGCCAGCGCAAGATGGAAGACGAGTGGGAGCGCTTCCTGCGCGAGATGCGCAGCGAGGCCTACGTCGATATACGGATCGGTGCCGGCGCCCAAGCCGGCGGCTGAGGTGGCCCGCCCGCGCCTGGCGCTGGTACCGGGTGAGCCGGCCGGCGTGGGGCCGGAGCTGTGCGTGATGGCGCTGCAGCGCGACCACGGCGCCGACATCACCGTCATTGGCGATGGCGCCACGCTTCGCCGTGCCGCGCAGGTGCTTGACCTGCCGCTGGCGCTCGACGGGAGCGGGCCCGGGCGCGCGCGCCTGGTGGAGGTCCCCCACCCCGCCATGCCCGAGTTTGGAACCCCCGATCCGGCCAATGCCGCCAGCGTCATCGGCGCCCTGCGCGCGGCCGTCGATGCCTGCGGCCGCGGGGAAGTCGACGGCATGGTCACCGGCCCGGTGCACAAGGCCGCCATCGAGGCCGGTGGCATCGCCTACACCGGCACCACCGGCCTGCTGGGGCAATGGACCGGGCGCGACGTGGTGATGATGCTCGCCAACGACGTCGTCCGCGTGGCGCTCGCCACCGTCCATCTCCCCCTGCGCGAGGTGCCCGATGCGATCACCGCGCAGGGGCTGGAGCGCACCATCGGCATCGTGCACCGGGCCCTGCAGGCGGACTTTGGCATCGACGATCCGGTGATCTCGGTCCTGGGCCTCAACCCGCATGCGGGCGAGGACGGGCTGCTGGGCAGCGAAGAGGCCGAGGTGATCACGCCGCTGCTCGAACGGCTGCGCGCGGGGGGGATGCGACTGACCGGCCCGCTCCCGGCCGACACCGCCTTCCTGCCGCACCGGCTTCGCGGCGTGGACGCGGTGCTGGCGATGTACCACGACCAGGGGCTGCCGGTGCTCAAGTTCAGCGGTTTCGAGCAGGCGGTGAACATGACCTTGGGGCTGCCCTGGCCGCGGGTGGCCGTCGACCACGGCACCGCCCTGGACCTGGCCGGCACCGGCCGTGCCGACCCCTCAAGCCTGCTTGCCGCGATCGCCAGCTGTGCGCAGCTGGCATCGTCCAGGCGCACCGATGAATCATCAGGGGGACGACCGTGAGCACTGGACCGGCGCCGGGCTTCGGCCGGGCCAAGAAGGCCCTGGGCCAGCATTTCCTGCACGAGCAGGCCTACATCGAGCGCATCGTCGACGCGGTTTCGCCCAGGCCGGGTGACCGGGTGGTCGAGATCGGCCCCGGCCAGGGGGCACTGACCCTGCCGCTGCTGCGGCGCCACGGAGCGCTGACGGTGATCGAGTTCGACCGCGACCTCATCGCGCCGCTGACCCGCGCCGCCGCCGGCGACGGGGAGCTGGAGGTGATCCACCGGGACGTGCTGGAGGTCGACTTCACCGCGCTCGCCGGGGACGGCCCGCCGCTGCGGGTGGTGGGCAACCTGCCCTACAACATCTCCTCGCCGATCCTGTTCCACATGATCGACCATTCGGCGGCGATCGCCGACATGCACTTCATGCTGCAGAAGGAAGTCGTGGAGCGCATGGCCGCCGCGCCGGGCTCCAGGGAATACGGACGGTTGAGCGTGATGTTGCAGGCGGCATGCCTGGTGATGCCCCTGTT harbors:
- the lptD gene encoding LPS assembly protein LptD, whose product is MRPALRLLPLPLCIAVSLTAFADERPGMWRLCPLDDAVPVFPDAPPPVGTAADRDQHPTDIAGDELSGIYDQVMNYDGNVTLRRGDQFLSADNLTIDAQAGTYAAEGSIRYQDSGMRLVGQRLQGNQEQDTHSIEDVRYQLIDQRGSGGAARAELQGEFGSLYRSSYSTCPPDQRLWELRSRQIDIDMEEGFGTAKGATLHLGKVPVLYVPWFKFPIDDRRKTGLLYPAIGYNSRNGFDWEQPIYLNLAPNYDMTLGPRVMTRRGFLLGSEFRYLTESGRGTLEFEYLPSDDLTNRDREREIREVPIADNRREEDRGMFHFNGRHRFNSTWHARANLNWISDPRYLEDMSSSLADAAPSAIASSAGLYGSGRYWSAGLTADYRVLSDYTLRRERLPYYRAPRAYWIWERPHTPWLVTGAHVDLTRFDHYDSDVRPGGSRLDIKPWISMPLEGAAWYVRPTLAWRYTGYQLDNELAQDLDPATPDTSPSRSLPISSVEAGLFFDRDTTFRGERYLHTLEPRLFYLNVPYRYQDDLPRFDTRNLTFSWGQLFRDNRFAGADRQTDANQLTLALSTRLLRESDGSEKLNLSVGQIRYFDDSRVGLTATSGQIEAGRSSWVAEGAYAINDRWTFNAGYQWDPKERRDELVSLRTRYLIGDYGIANLGYRYRRAPQLEQVDFSFLYPINDAWSVVGRYYYSLHDSQVLEGIAGVQWDSCCMSVRLVGRHYVRNRLGETNDSIQLEIEFKGMGSAGPDLEDRLRRAILGYYRDDLYLVPPSEIGDGGDDGDDFYLDPLP
- a CDS encoding peptidylprolyl isomerase, which codes for MKKLLLSLFAAAALACGTAHAQQVQPLDQIAAVVDEDVILKSELDRALGNITSQYAGREDQLPPLPILQRQVLERLILMRLQTERAAATGIRVTDAELDATVDAIARQNQMSVDQLRAQLAMDGMGFDDFRSSLREELMTQRLRQRFAQSRVVVSEGEVDAAMKASAGGTQYRLAHILVALPDGPTPEQINTAQEKIEGIKALIDRGDMEFAAAAVRYSDSPNALEGGDLGWRRVDEIPPAFGSAVQGMQPGDILGPTRGPSGFQLLQLVDLRKGGANAGTQTQYQARHILIRSGQDPAQDEEARARAEALRARIVAGEDFAAVAEEASEDPSSADRGGDLGWFGANDFGPEFGAQLAPLQDGDVSEPFRTQAGWHVVQRVASRQAQVEDEQRRAAIRESIGQRKMEDEWERFLREMRSEAYVDIRIGAGAQAGG
- the pdxA gene encoding 4-hydroxythreonine-4-phosphate dehydrogenase PdxA encodes the protein MARPRLALVPGEPAGVGPELCVMALQRDHGADITVIGDGATLRRAAQVLDLPLALDGSGPGRARLVEVPHPAMPEFGTPDPANAASVIGALRAAVDACGRGEVDGMVTGPVHKAAIEAGGIAYTGTTGLLGQWTGRDVVMMLANDVVRVALATVHLPLREVPDAITAQGLERTIGIVHRALQADFGIDDPVISVLGLNPHAGEDGLLGSEEAEVITPLLERLRAGGMRLTGPLPADTAFLPHRLRGVDAVLAMYHDQGLPVLKFSGFEQAVNMTLGLPWPRVAVDHGTALDLAGTGRADPSSLLAAIASCAQLASSRRTDESSGGRP
- the rsmA gene encoding 16S rRNA (adenine(1518)-N(6)/adenine(1519)-N(6))-dimethyltransferase RsmA; amino-acid sequence: MSTGPAPGFGRAKKALGQHFLHEQAYIERIVDAVSPRPGDRVVEIGPGQGALTLPLLRRHGALTVIEFDRDLIAPLTRAAAGDGELEVIHRDVLEVDFTALAGDGPPLRVVGNLPYNISSPILFHMIDHSAAIADMHFMLQKEVVERMAAAPGSREYGRLSVMLQAACLVMPLFEVPPQAFRPPPKVDSAVVRLAPRPAGEAGIDDPARFAAVVRAAFGQRRKTLRNALSGLCGPEHFEAAGVDPGSRAERLSLEEFVRLSNASATG